The Rhopalosiphum maidis isolate BTI-1 chromosome 2, ASM367621v3, whole genome shotgun sequence genome segment gaaaaaaatatctttattgaaagaaaattattataagaaaaatatattaaagaagtACATATACATAAGTCTATGTATTgtcaagaaatatttttagataattaaaaataatgtttaaaaatacgaaGTACTgtcagaataaaaattatacttttatttatactatacatatagtatataagtattattttcaattaatctatgtgctatttgaaatttttgaattgtattttaaattattataatatgttacactTTTATTTCATCATAAGACTAATAACTTTCTAAGTCTACATCGCCTAgggtatgaaatattaatttacgttGTCTTGATTTGGAGGTATCGAATGAATTGGTATAGGTATCCATTGTAAATCGTTGTTCCAAATTTGTTTGCCGTTGGGTGGAAATGCTCCTGCTAAAAATGCTGACGCTGTCATTTGTGTACGATCAGTTTCTGTACTCTGGACCAAAACTAAGCTACTGTTATAGGTGACTGGAAGAAATTTCGAATATCGCTTTCGAAATCGTCTTCCAAATTCATATGACTTTAATTTTCCTGCcttttgaaatacaaatttaatacgtaTTAGATATGTACACATTcaactatacaataatgtatcacTTGCTCTACCTCTATAAACATGCataaattttcaatgttttttggtaggactaaaaatctaaaatgcaCCATAGTTTGacaaaggtaaaaaaaaacgtagtacctattatattattaaattctagtacccataattatttatttttttactaacaattattattacctttacaTCCTAATTAACTACCCCCCTTCCTAACACTATTTGTGCCAATAGCTCTATACTTAGTTAATACCTTTGgacaatagttatatttaaagacgagttattttctttttagtacAGAATCAGTGAatcttaacataatatttaaattcattattaaatattaaatgtatatacctatatattatattatataaaccatagataaatatattttttaatactaaaagcGATTcagatgatttttaatttaatttttcaattaaacataTGTGTTCATATTATGTGATTATTAGAAGTTTAAAATGGAAATGTTTGTAGTTTGTTTTTGTTGGTCTGTGAACTTTATTTCTGAGCATTGATATGAAGATTTGCAATCAGTgttgaaatacaatataaatactattggaTCTAATGCCATACACCCATACTTTTAAACTCTAAAGGCTAAGATAAATGGTTttggaaacaataataaacccAATATGGTTTATTTTGCTTGCAAAGAGAAAGAAAGTTTTGGATTTGTCACAATGTAAGTatctattcaaataataatatgaaattaagatTTTTCTCTACCAACATATCTGGAATATAAGCAAATTATTGGTAATGTTAGTTTATAGTAGTTCGGCAATTACTTACTAATTTTAACCATTTTGATTAGGGTATATGAcaatttttcaagttttttccCTGTTTCCGTTTAATCTACatgatataaataggtacctatataatattatactaacaaatatacttatttttcttacattAGTCAACTGCCCAAGGCCGTCTGGCCATGTCCCTTCGCTCATAGGTGCATACAGGTCATTAGGATAAGTTTCCCATTTCAATGGACTTCGGTCACCTTGTCTAAAAATCTACAAGAACATTTTGATtgtgcattaaaaaatatttatttcaaccaTTGCTTTCGGTCTTACTTACGGCTATGATGAGttgtaatgaatttttttttcgtgactCCTctcctaatattaaataatacactacAAATACGGCGATTATCACTCCGGACAATAATATAGCTGCAAATGCTCctcttttttcatttttcaagtCGGATGTCTTTTTCAGAGGAATGCTATTTTGATTGTTCTCATTTTGAGACATAATGACTAATAATGAAATAGCAACTATACTAGTTGGTTAAACGCTTGCCTGTAACCtataccaaattaaaatacaaaaatatacttattgaaaTGTTCAGTAACTAACGAGAACTACGAGTATAGTATATTCGTAAGCCCATTCATAgatcgtaaataataaaacctaaTTGTGATCACATAACAGTATATTGTACctactgatttttaatatttatcaggtatatgaaaatactattatggtatctattaaaaatacataaataaattaaataacagtgAAACATgcgtagtttataataaacgtcAATCCTTAGGTTTGCACAAACAACAGTATTAGTTTTATTCAGCGCTGCCGGTAAGAGGTAGGTAAGATCATAGTACTAAACATAAATGTGCGCATATTATGTGGCTATTTCCTAATCCTAAAGTATACATAGATtagataaactaaataatcgtTGTAGTGCTTGTCCTCTTTTCATTGGCACTTTGGAAacatgagaaaaataaaaacaatctctgtaataataggtatatataatgtatacccataatatatatgcatattgtaaacattatatacaatatacggtatattatatactaacggAGAACATAcactcaaataaatttaatacctatataaattattgtatgtcTCTAGTACATTGTaagacttaatatttattagttattatactataatatatatatacgttagtTTTAATGCGAAAGATGGACATGGTAATACAAAAATCTGTCTATAATGCATACAACACAATGTATACACATACTATTACGCTTTTATTAAAACGACGGATGTAGGTAATTATAGCCAGACGCTAAAACAACCAGCACAGGAATGAAAAAAAGGGAGAAGCTTACGGCTATTAACACTAAATAAtccaattctaaaataatataacaaattatttttatagatgatatacaaaatatatttttatattctaaatttaatacaaataagttaattgaaatataatatatattatctagtatTTTAGATTTGGAGTGGTGTTGAATGCATtggttttatacaaaaaaggttttttttttgtctatattCACggagtataattaatttagaaaaaggCTTCAGTCTTTAAATTTGAGCATGGTTTCTGTAGAAAAGTTCAAAGTGATCAAGTTGGTATTTTCgagaagtaaaaatttaaaatttctattactttttaaaataatttgggaaaattaagaaaaaacgaGAATTTATGCAAAACcagttaaatcatttttaacatttggtataatttttaaaatgtttggccCTTTTTAAATAGgatatatgaaatttttaattgttttaaaaaaaatatcgatattaaatttttcgctcaatcaaaaacattgaaaatttaatttacttaagttTTTGTTATAGCTATTTATGagaacattaaaatacatatacattatgcacgattgtatatttttataagcattttaggTGTCTAAATTTgcataaaatttgataatcaaCATTTTGAACGAAGATtaacgattttagttattttttgtacggttttttttatttaaaatatgaatatttaaaatttaaacagtgtaaaaataaataaatgtaatattacgtGTGAAGGAGACGTGGATAAGGAAGACGCACAATGACATCACCCCAGttttgtatacctaatttaaaatattcattactaCCCCAGTATAAATGCATGATTATCTAtctattttccttttttttaattactgtgACAATGtgcaatttactatttttaactgacccttgttatttatacaaaaactataatactaattgaattagttattaataatatttaattagtttatataattatttgtctcATAAGACAacgaataatacctattaagtaGCACAAATTGTGTTTCATAGTGGAGGAAATCAtacgatgttttttttaacatgtcCGATGTCGACATATTCaacgaataataatgcaataactaagtataaattaaaaatgttaatgctGTCAGTCGATTGATTTCATAACACTGTATGTGTATACTTGTATTGATACGAGAAAATTCAATAATCTGGTGTAGGATTCGAGAtaaaattttatcttaatataaatgtcattataaaaactaaaaagtggCAAATAGGCCGAAAGGGAAATCAGAATTTTCCGGTAGGTCCTCATACAAATGTGATTTGGACTGTGGAGGCCGCCGATATCCTTACCTCAGCATCATCAATcatcacattatttatttagaaactcTAGAAAGCAGTTCTCAATATATCTCTATCCACCACTGaatagtgaatattataagGGAAATCtctaataggtaggtatattaagttattacagttaataaactacatattttaaacagtacattaaaacaaaacgaAATGAAGGGTTCAAGGGCCCTCATTGGCGAGTGACGTACCTAATACTTCTTAGAGctcattttgtaaataatttgtgttGGCGACAGGAATATTTTTCGTCTTATCTCTAACGGTTTTTTCGGAAAACAGTTCGTaaagctaaatatttttaaatttacgaattgtataataataattatgcaataatattttaattttaaaatacataaatttgcaTTTTTGTTCGACTTCGATTTATGCGTTTATTCGATGAGAATAAATTTGACTGTTATCTCGGGGGCCGAACTGCTCATagctgataatattatcaaggTATTTTCCTATCTAAAGCatagataataatagataatatgacagtttatattttatgacaagAAGAATACTTCGTTAAATGTAAGTTCGTTCAGTTAAGCCTTTCATATTTTAcgtaactaatttttaagttgCTAATGGGTAGTTGAAATTTGATGTGTTGAtactttaatgaataattatcaaatatcataatgtcaattttctacaatatattttataactcataCTTAGTTTTTGTTAATTCACATCAACGCAgtctttttacattaaataatgtaaaggaAAAACCGCTTGACAATAGTTATACACAGCATTCTCAAGCAAATGAACCTTGTCGTTCATGTACTGATTTTCGGACGTTTAGTCGTATGAGACGTCAAGAATTTAGTCAAAATCAGGTAATACTTGttctattatacaaaacaattgaTTACTActcttgaaaaaaatttagatttctATGCCGagtattttatcaaaagaaTTATTTCCCGACTGATCAAAAATTTGTAAACAGAACACAGCCTTCATCGGCTTAACAACGATTAAATCTGTTGAAAAAGtaacttaaaagtatattatttgcacTGGAATAAATACTATCATTAagcaaatcaaattatttgcaaaccatttaattgaattggaatttaattttaaattacacaattAGCTATATTTTGTGGTTGtgtggtatttatttattataatattattcaatatgttatttttattactgatatgttattaaagaagataataacattatttctataactCCATATCAGTTTATCTGcatctattaattatagtatcaaCCTACAAATGATGATTTTTGTCTTGATTCACCTCGTTTATTAGAGAGACTTGGCATCCCAGTTCTCAGTCACACTCAATCCCAAGAGACTTTTTACATACCAACAAGTAGGTTTAACTTTGCTGCTTATACTTCTTCATATTAATAcgcatataaaattgaaatgctTTATGACAAATTCGTACTTAGGCTATTTATCTATTGTTATTGCAGTAATATCACTCttctataatactttaatacttatcttatatattatgtatatgttatgttatatgatatatctTTATGTTCTATCTTGAAAAAGCTGATTGgcactaatatatataaagtaaaataaatataatatattatcttgtaTGGtacaagttatattttatgattttaaaaataggttcAGTCTGAGAATAGCTTAtctaaagataatataaatgaaaccaAAATACTAGAACACCAGAGAGAAGACTGTCCTCTAGACAAAGATGAATTAGgtttgtaaatttatgttaaattgttttattttatataatattttttaattgtatttcttaGGTCGTTGTACATGGAAATTACTACATACCATAGCTGCCACATATGCAGATAAACCGTCACAAGAAGACCAGTCTAATATGGAACaatttataagattaataCCAAAAGTGTATCCTTGTGAAATTTGTGCTAACGATTTTGCTGAAATGTTagtattactttaattatttttattttatttaaattagtagatttatcattaaaagtattatatttgtttaatatatatttataatatttctatggtATGCTGTTGAtggcatttaaaaattcttattcataataatatttataggtttttaacaaaaaattgtattaaatattttacttattttaatatatttatttgaatgtctatttatttttaaataattaattttttcagattgaCATATCATCCACCAAACATTAGCTCTCAAAAATCATTTGCAAAATGGATGTGTGAAGCACACAATATGGTAAATCGGAAATTAGATAAGCCACTGTTTGACTGTTCCAAAGTAAATGAACGATGGCGTGATGGTTGGGCTGACGGACattgtgattaatattttaataaaccagattagatgaataatataatattataatttcatataatatatttttaaataaatattctaaatatactcaattataaataattataatatactctattTCTTAGAGCTTAAGTACTGGAATACTGGATATAAtctaacctatataatattattataataaaaatgttaaatttgtaattgtcaCCAATTGATAATTTTGCTGTGCTAAGCAAATAAGCGGTATCTCttaatttggtaaaaattgaGATATTGGTACTTGGGGGTTAACAATGTGgttttataccattttttgcagtaaaaaatcactatatcaaatatttaatatttaaaatgagcaattgaaattaagaaaataaacagTATGTCCATAATTTTTGTGAAACTAGAAGCAAAATTACAGTAAATCCCAATAAGTAGCAAATAAGTAGTAAGTGACATGGAGTTActgttatttcatttattttcaagatattttaaatagcaacTAAAAACACAGTATCtctgtatttactatttttatattaatattaatataatatgtaggttttACAGCCACACATACgtatcatatattcatatgaaagtttttcgatttatattttataactttgttTGTGTCAATGGAAAAATTTTGTATgcttatgtatatagtattactttattttatttttaaaattttttcagtAAAGCGTTTAATCTAgttagacatattatataaaataagtatgcaTGCAGAAATCTATAGTGACATAAGTACATGATAAAAGTTGCCATCCAATTACGATACTTTATAACTTGATTaggttcaatttaaaatttacctataaatattttgattgagATTGAAATCACTACACCACTTCTTCTTTAAACGACGAGGAAGATTACCAGAAATGGTGTCGGAACCTAGAGCAGAAATTAGCCAATGGGTTGGAGCTGTTTGTCAATTGGGAGCagaaacatttatatagaattttgGTAGTTTCttctattgtattaattttaagtttttataaagattGAAGGGTGTgaatagaaacaaaaaaaggGTCGTTTGTGATTATGCAGAGGGTTATGAATTGGAAGGTTTGTATTTTGTGTTGAATTTTTGGttgatcaataatatattatgcgaaACAAGGAGAGGCGTATCGCGTATACATCGTCATCATTACTATTTTACAGATTTAGATTTAGGAGCTCTCAAAAAAGCAATCAAgagtaaatttgttttgatgtAATAAACTAGTAAACTGGTCATCATCCATAATTTCACATTAGgtatgtacaaattaaaatgaaaaaaaaaaaagtttttttataaaggatttctttgataaaaatttaaagaaagaacattaattaattatttatatttaaattaatgactaCTAATAAAGTATgtgatttaaattgaaaagatacagttaaaatatgtattaagagaaagtatgtataaagaatgaattaagtatttaataactgtAGGTACTATTTtgctttataaaatgtatttaatatattctttacacaaataatcataaaacttcaataattctgatgtgtaaataataaatttttatcgattttataattatgtaataaaaaaatagtaatattaatttaccaatagtcatatattataaaatttgttatagaaatatatacctacaaaaattattacttatacaatataatttatttatttgtttattgtattaatcacattagtttttaaatttaaatgaataaacatctgtacaaatatttttaaaattcagagCAATGCTTTTCTAACatcaatcaaattaaaataaagatt includes the following:
- the LOC113553922 gene encoding FAD-linked sulfhydryl oxidase ALR-like, with the protein product MSIFYNIFYNSYLVFVNSHQRSLFTLNNVKEKPLDNSYTQHSQANEPCRSCTDFRTFSRMRRQEFSQNQVQSENSLSKDNINETKILEHQREDCPLDKDELGRCTWKLLHTIAATYADKPSQEDQSNMEQFIRLIPKVYPCEICANDFAEILTYHPPNISSQKSFAKWMCEAHNMVNRKLDKPLFDCSKVNERWRDGWADGHCD